In a genomic window of Bordetella petrii:
- a CDS encoding sulfite reductase subunit alpha, which translates to MAPRPLAACCAIVLWLLLCLWAWRRARRHAAIQAQAARDLRAPADSQAILVAHASQTGQAEALARQTAESLRLGGLQARVAALGQLDLAALRAHPRLLVVASTYGEGDPPDNAAAFADRLMALDGAAAPLLGGLTYAVLALGDSSYRHFCGFGRRLDAWLLERGATPLFDRVEADDADPAALRHWQHHLGLLAGRADLPDWETPAYQPWRLAQRTLLNPGSQGGPCFHLVLQAPDGGAPAWQAGDVAEIGPRERRGGALLPHREYSVASLPADGGVHLLVRQMRGADGSLGLGSGWLTHTAQIGDPIDLRLRANSNFHPPADARPLLLVGNGTGLAGLRALLKARITAGHFRNWLVFGERQAAHDWFLREEIAGWLAQGRLQRLDAVFSRDTPARRYVQHALLDAADSVRGWVDEGASIYVCGSLQGMASGVDDALAQILGAEPLAALRRAGRYRRDVY; encoded by the coding sequence ATGGCACCCCGCCCGCTCGCCGCCTGCTGCGCCATTGTCCTGTGGCTGCTGCTGTGCCTGTGGGCATGGCGTCGGGCGCGGCGCCACGCGGCAATCCAGGCCCAGGCCGCGCGCGACCTGCGCGCGCCCGCCGACAGCCAGGCCATACTCGTGGCCCACGCCAGCCAGACAGGCCAGGCCGAGGCGCTGGCCCGCCAGACCGCCGAATCGCTGCGGCTGGGGGGCTTGCAAGCCCGCGTGGCGGCGCTGGGCCAACTGGACCTGGCCGCGTTGCGCGCCCACCCGCGCCTGCTGGTGGTGGCCAGCACCTACGGCGAAGGCGACCCACCCGACAATGCCGCCGCCTTCGCCGACCGGCTGATGGCCCTGGATGGCGCTGCCGCCCCGCTGCTGGGCGGCCTGACCTATGCGGTGCTGGCGCTGGGCGACAGCAGCTACCGGCACTTCTGCGGCTTCGGCCGCCGGCTCGATGCCTGGCTGCTCGAGCGCGGCGCCACGCCGCTATTTGATCGGGTCGAGGCGGACGACGCCGACCCGGCCGCCTTGCGCCACTGGCAGCATCACCTGGGCCTGCTGGCCGGGCGCGCGGACCTGCCCGACTGGGAAACGCCCGCCTACCAGCCATGGCGGCTGGCGCAGCGTACCCTGCTGAATCCGGGCAGCCAGGGCGGCCCATGCTTTCACCTGGTGCTGCAAGCGCCCGATGGCGGCGCGCCCGCCTGGCAGGCCGGCGATGTCGCCGAGATCGGCCCGCGCGAGCGGCGCGGCGGCGCGCTGCTGCCGCATCGCGAATACTCGGTGGCCTCGCTGCCCGCGGACGGCGGCGTGCATCTGCTGGTGCGGCAGATGCGTGGCGCCGACGGCAGCCTGGGCCTGGGCAGCGGCTGGCTGACCCACACCGCGCAAATCGGCGACCCGATCGACCTGCGTCTGCGCGCCAACTCCAATTTTCATCCACCGGCCGACGCGCGGCCACTGCTGCTCGTGGGCAACGGCACCGGGCTGGCCGGGCTGCGCGCCCTGCTCAAGGCGCGCATAACCGCGGGCCACTTCCGCAACTGGCTGGTGTTCGGCGAACGCCAGGCAGCGCACGATTGGTTTCTGCGCGAAGAAATCGCCGGCTGGCTGGCCCAGGGCCGCCTGCAGCGGCTGGACGCCGTGTTCTCGCGCGACACACCGGCACGGCGCTACGTGCAGCATGCGCTGCTGGACGCCGCCGACAGCGTGCGCGGCTGGGTGGACGAAGGCGCGAGCATTTATGTTTGCGGCAGCCTGCAAGGCATGGCCAGCGGCGTGGACGACGCGCTGGCGCAGATACTGGGCGCCGAACCACTGGCCGCGCTGCGCCGCGCCGGACGCTACCGGCGCGACGTGTATTGA
- a CDS encoding DUF4198 domain-containing protein — protein sequence MKPAARLVATLALALPAVAHAHDVWIVPSSTVLSGTDNWITVDAAVGNDKFYFNHAPLRLDNLVIQAPDGKPAEARNLNKGKLRSTFDVQLNEAGTYRIAVVNDGVFARWKQDGAPKRYFGKPEGLAAAVPGDAQDLEISQSLGRVETFATAGKPSALQPAGKGLELAPVTHPNDLYAGETATFQMLLDGKPAAGLDVTIVPGGSRYRDKVGEIEAKTGPDGKFQVQWPQPGLYWVEARAEDDQTSVPKAAKRRLSYAATLEVLQP from the coding sequence ATGAAACCTGCCGCCCGACTCGTTGCCACCCTGGCGCTCGCCCTGCCCGCCGTGGCCCATGCCCACGATGTGTGGATCGTGCCGTCTTCCACCGTGCTGTCCGGCACCGACAACTGGATCACGGTGGACGCCGCCGTCGGCAACGACAAGTTCTATTTCAACCACGCGCCGCTGCGCCTGGACAATCTCGTGATCCAGGCGCCGGACGGCAAGCCGGCGGAGGCCCGGAACCTCAACAAGGGCAAGCTGCGCAGCACCTTCGACGTGCAGCTCAATGAAGCCGGCACGTATCGCATCGCCGTGGTCAACGACGGCGTGTTCGCACGCTGGAAACAGGACGGCGCGCCGAAACGCTATTTTGGCAAGCCCGAGGGCCTGGCGGCAGCCGTGCCCGGCGATGCGCAAGACTTGGAAATCTCGCAGAGCCTGGGTCGGGTGGAAACCTTCGCCACGGCCGGCAAGCCCAGCGCGCTGCAACCGGCGGGCAAGGGCCTGGAGCTGGCGCCCGTCACGCACCCGAACGACCTGTACGCGGGTGAGACCGCCACGTTCCAGATGCTGCTCGACGGCAAGCCGGCGGCCGGGCTGGACGTGACCATCGTGCCTGGCGGCAGCCGCTATCGCGACAAGGTCGGCGAAATCGAAGCCAAGACGGGCCCGGACGGCAAGTTCCAGGTGCAATGGCCGCAGCCCGGCCTGTACTGGGTCGAAGCGCGCGCCGAAGACGACCAGACCAGCGTGCCGAAAGCCGCCAAGCGCCGCCTGTCGTATGCGGCAACCCTGGAAGTGCTGCAGCCGTAA
- a CDS encoding FAD:protein FMN transferase: MAVSSTYAPAGAPRPVALPPGYGAMPAPAASAVPAALAGATMGTTWSARLALPPGLAPAVARAAIQQALDGVVAQMSTWDDASDLSRYNRAAQGWQTLPADCFHVLRHALRLAADTGGAYDPTVGPLVNAWGFGPPPHASEPPAASAIDALRQRCGWQRIRLDEPARRAWQPGGAYLDLSAIAKGYGVDRAARALDDAGVTRYLVEVGGELRARGWRPDGRPWRVAIEVPDGSDDHALALALQGGGIATSGDYRRYRHAAGGRYAHTLDPRTGRPVDNGVASVTVVHDEGCMQADALATALTVLGEREGLAYARQHRLAALFIVRDGTRLRLAASEAFAALAAA, encoded by the coding sequence ATGGCGGTTTCTTCTACGTATGCGCCGGCCGGCGCGCCGCGCCCGGTTGCGCTGCCGCCCGGCTACGGCGCGATGCCGGCGCCGGCGGCGAGCGCCGTGCCGGCCGCGCTGGCCGGCGCCACCATGGGCACCACGTGGTCCGCGCGGCTGGCCTTGCCGCCCGGACTCGCGCCCGCGGTGGCGCGCGCCGCCATCCAGCAAGCGCTGGACGGCGTGGTCGCGCAGATGAGCACCTGGGACGACGCTTCGGATCTGTCGCGCTATAACCGCGCGGCGCAGGGCTGGCAGACGCTGCCGGCCGACTGTTTCCACGTGCTGCGGCACGCATTGCGGCTGGCCGCCGACACCGGCGGCGCCTACGATCCCACCGTGGGCCCGCTGGTGAACGCCTGGGGCTTCGGCCCGCCTCCGCACGCAAGCGAGCCGCCCGCCGCATCGGCCATTGACGCCTTGCGCCAACGCTGCGGCTGGCAGCGCATCCGCCTGGACGAACCCGCACGCCGCGCGTGGCAGCCCGGCGGCGCCTACCTGGATCTGTCGGCCATCGCCAAAGGCTACGGCGTCGACCGCGCGGCTCGCGCCCTGGACGACGCGGGCGTGACCCGTTACCTGGTAGAGGTGGGCGGCGAGCTGCGCGCGCGCGGCTGGCGACCCGACGGCCGGCCCTGGCGGGTCGCCATCGAAGTGCCCGACGGCAGCGATGACCATGCGCTGGCCCTGGCCTTGCAGGGCGGCGGCATCGCCACCTCGGGCGACTACCGGCGCTACCGGCACGCCGCCGGCGGCCGCTATGCGCACACGCTCGACCCGCGCACGGGCCGGCCCGTTGATAACGGCGTGGCCTCGGTCACCGTGGTGCATGACGAGGGCTGCATGCAGGCCGACGCGCTGGCCACCGCGCTGACCGTGCTGGGCGAGCGCGAGGGCCTGGCCTACGCGCGCCAGCACCGGCTGGCCGCGCTATTCATCGTGCGCGACGGAACGCGCCTGCGGCTCGCCGCCAGCGAGGCCTTCGCGGCCCTGGCCGCGGCCTGA